The proteins below come from a single Caulobacter segnis ATCC 21756 genomic window:
- a CDS encoding TonB-dependent siderophore receptor, with amino-acid sequence MPSRLLMLSASLLALSVFAPAGARAETQVSDQVDAVVIVARDKAGLLEKAPSQTVFGIDKPLIETPRSASLVSDLTLERYGVQSLDGATKVAPGTHTASFYGVPGSLNIRGALAENYFRGFKRVENRGTYSTPIGGAARIEILRGPPTPVYGAGKVGGLVNFIPKSARDEGRFLAEPEGEVTATFGSYNKKLVTGQFGAPVTLGAAEGGVYVYGEAEDSHSYYKGIYPRHRTLEASADFDLGNGWSTAFGGMAFHSEGDVQTPGWNRLTQDLIDHRTYVTGRDTTLRDADGNGKITPNEIGAYPYASALYLPYYGYPTSDAVHTLDAGVGTTKLDRRTVYISPADFSKTNTQTLYFDLAKDLGGDRSLTLQLFHDRQDNKRFVSYGYPSAIDAKVSEVRLTYAFPTELGPVRARTLTGVSHRWFEGRRRESYNSGLIALDRRDISFGVTATDTIDSPFDDEPGGIGVRWENDNRSTWKETGAFFTSDIVAGRWNLVLGGRWDHYSVESEDTGFLSYTVAGRQADDRDKATWSASLTYKLPVGLMPYASYAKASALEMSQAGDIAPGLIADGSWLSSSDLSEAGVKFQLLRGTLIGSLAAYRQTRTQIAGAISPPTVQGLRSKGVELELRWLASERLSFTFAGNNQRTTVRGPDTSFQYIPAYTAGVPGAQAYGGSYVVWSFASLPGRGGDYAYTLTPKSVLSLYGTYTSKGYDWGQAGATVGVSYVGRTAGTVQNAVHYPSYELVNASAFVARGPYTLSINIDNLLDTFYVTPDADTYANLGALPGKGREWRATLKRTF; translated from the coding sequence ATGCCGTCTCGACTGTTGATGCTGTCCGCCAGCCTGCTGGCGCTTTCCGTTTTCGCCCCCGCTGGCGCTCGCGCCGAGACTCAGGTGTCCGATCAGGTCGACGCCGTGGTGATCGTGGCGCGCGACAAGGCGGGGCTGTTGGAGAAAGCGCCCAGTCAGACCGTGTTTGGGATCGACAAGCCCCTGATCGAGACGCCGCGCTCGGCCAGTCTGGTCAGCGACCTGACGCTGGAGCGCTATGGCGTCCAGTCGCTGGACGGGGCGACGAAGGTCGCGCCCGGGACCCACACGGCGAGCTTCTACGGCGTGCCCGGCTCCCTGAACATTCGCGGCGCGCTGGCCGAGAACTACTTCCGCGGCTTCAAGCGCGTGGAGAACCGGGGGACCTATTCCACGCCGATCGGCGGGGCGGCTCGCATCGAAATCCTGCGCGGGCCGCCGACGCCCGTCTATGGCGCGGGCAAGGTCGGCGGTCTGGTCAACTTCATCCCGAAATCGGCCCGCGATGAAGGCCGCTTCCTGGCCGAGCCCGAGGGCGAGGTCACCGCCACCTTCGGCAGCTACAACAAGAAGCTGGTCACGGGGCAGTTCGGTGCGCCAGTCACCCTGGGGGCGGCCGAGGGCGGCGTTTATGTCTACGGCGAGGCCGAGGACAGCCACAGCTACTACAAGGGGATCTATCCGCGTCACCGGACGCTGGAGGCCTCGGCCGACTTCGACCTCGGAAACGGCTGGAGCACGGCGTTCGGCGGGATGGCCTTCCATAGCGAGGGCGATGTCCAGACGCCGGGCTGGAACCGCCTGACCCAGGACCTGATCGACCACCGGACCTATGTCACCGGTCGCGACACGACGCTGCGAGACGCCGACGGCAACGGCAAGATCACGCCCAACGAGATCGGCGCCTACCCCTACGCCAGCGCCCTCTACCTGCCATATTACGGATACCCCACGAGCGACGCCGTCCACACGTTGGATGCTGGAGTCGGCACGACCAAGCTCGATCGGCGGACCGTCTATATCAGCCCGGCGGACTTCTCGAAGACCAACACCCAGACCCTCTATTTCGACCTCGCCAAGGACCTGGGCGGCGACCGGTCGCTGACGCTGCAACTGTTCCACGATCGCCAGGACAACAAGCGCTTCGTCTCCTACGGCTATCCCTCGGCGATCGACGCCAAGGTCAGCGAGGTGCGCCTGACCTACGCCTTCCCGACCGAGCTTGGCCCCGTCCGCGCGCGGACCCTGACGGGCGTCTCGCACCGCTGGTTCGAAGGCCGGCGACGTGAGAGCTACAACAGCGGCCTGATCGCGCTGGACCGGCGCGACATCAGCTTCGGGGTCACGGCGACCGACACCATCGACAGTCCGTTCGATGACGAGCCCGGCGGGATCGGCGTGCGCTGGGAGAACGACAACCGCTCGACCTGGAAAGAGACCGGCGCCTTTTTCACCTCGGACATCGTCGCGGGGCGCTGGAACCTGGTGCTGGGCGGTCGCTGGGACCACTATTCGGTCGAGAGCGAGGACACCGGCTTCCTCAGCTACACGGTCGCGGGCCGTCAGGCGGACGATAGGGACAAGGCGACGTGGAGCGCCAGCCTGACCTACAAGCTGCCCGTGGGGCTGATGCCCTACGCCAGCTACGCCAAGGCGTCGGCCCTGGAAATGAGCCAGGCGGGCGATATCGCGCCGGGCCTGATCGCCGACGGCTCGTGGCTGTCGAGCTCCGACCTCTCCGAGGCCGGGGTGAAGTTCCAGCTGCTGCGGGGGACGCTGATCGGCTCGCTGGCCGCCTACCGCCAGACCCGCACCCAGATCGCCGGGGCCATCTCGCCGCCGACAGTGCAGGGGCTGCGGTCCAAGGGCGTGGAGCTGGAGCTCCGCTGGCTGGCGTCCGAGCGCCTGTCGTTCACCTTCGCCGGCAACAACCAGCGCACGACGGTGAGGGGACCGGACACCTCGTTCCAGTACATCCCGGCTTACACGGCGGGCGTTCCGGGCGCGCAGGCCTATGGCGGCTCGTACGTCGTCTGGAGTTTCGCCAGCCTGCCAGGGCGCGGCGGCGACTACGCCTACACCCTGACGCCGAAGTCGGTGCTCAGCCTCTACGGGACCTACACCAGCAAGGGCTACGACTGGGGGCAGGCGGGCGCGACCGTCGGCGTCAGCTATGTCGGCCGGACGGCCGGCACGGTCCAGAACGCGGTGCATTATCCGAGCTATGAGCTGGTCAATGCGTCGGCCTTCGTCGCTCGCGGTCCGTACACCCTGTCGATCAATATCGATAACCTGCTCGACACGTTCTATGTCACACCTGACGCCGACACCTACGCCAACCTGGGCGCCTTGCCGGGCAAGGGGCGCGAATGGCGGGCAACCCTGAAGCGGACGTTCTGA
- a CDS encoding GntR family transcriptional regulator, producing the protein MASPSLKSPAGPRLVLDVANSSGLDDWAPELQKTKVYERILLDLILGELQAGSRLDEQFLAARYEAGLAGVRDALGRLALEGLVMRRARSGTTVAPLDLVELRQGYEARVLIEPHCAALAARNASKAEAQAMFDIFADGEEAARICDLPALVAMDLRFHAAVARASGNLALARILIPLQHKAARFWVFSFNGASEQELIEEIEEHREVARVIGGGDVEASRQAMLRILDVQPEAQGRA; encoded by the coding sequence ATGGCCTCGCCCTCGCTGAAATCGCCCGCCGGCCCCCGGCTGGTGCTCGATGTAGCCAATTCGTCGGGGCTCGATGACTGGGCGCCCGAGCTGCAGAAGACCAAGGTCTACGAACGCATCCTGCTGGACCTGATCTTGGGCGAGCTGCAGGCCGGGTCGCGGCTGGACGAGCAATTCCTGGCCGCGCGCTACGAGGCCGGCCTGGCGGGCGTTCGCGACGCTCTGGGGCGTCTGGCCTTGGAGGGCCTGGTCATGCGCCGCGCCCGTTCGGGCACCACGGTCGCGCCTTTGGACCTTGTCGAGCTGCGCCAGGGCTACGAGGCTCGGGTGCTGATCGAGCCGCATTGCGCGGCCTTGGCGGCTCGCAACGCCTCGAAGGCCGAGGCCCAGGCGATGTTCGACATCTTCGCCGATGGGGAGGAGGCCGCGAGGATTTGCGACCTGCCGGCGCTGGTGGCCATGGATCTGCGATTCCACGCCGCGGTCGCGCGCGCCTCCGGCAACCTCGCCCTGGCGCGCATCTTGATTCCCCTGCAGCACAAGGCCGCGCGCTTCTGGGTCTTTTCGTTCAACGGCGCCAGTGAACAGGAGCTGATCGAGGAGATCGAGGAGCACCGGGAGGTGGCGCGCGTCATCGGTGGCGGCGATGTCGAGGCCTCCCGTCAGGCGATGCTGCGAATCCTGGATGTCCAGCCAGAGGCTCAGGGCCGCGCCTGA
- a CDS encoding MFS transporter encodes MAGNPEADVLILTPFETRFRPWLLLAALSLLLFLITASTYGSLGVVLPTMIGELKWSFEKAFLGFSVLGVFTGASSWLPAILIRRIGVRGTLLLGAVVLAGGFIGIANAESLLSYYVGAAACGVGFQMAALIPGTHVLSSLFTKRALPFGVYFTFGSLGGAAGPWMALTLMGASGGDWRLYWVVQAALAAGVGLVCALMVGGSKWLAVAAHEVDLEVEQEAREAPATARVYRTPYEWTVPQALRTPQFYILVAAYFSHLLVGVTVASVSVTHLTELGVAAGVGAVAAGALAAKMLSLESLMQTLARLGGGALGDRVDPRWLLVLAQGMLVVGLLALAKAATPDLMLVYAIGTGVGFGLTVLAVTVLLLNYYGRQSNLELFSLTCLVGAVSAAGPFVAGAMRDRLGGFAPTFELFAAVTAVVFVAVLLMRPPKAPTA; translated from the coding sequence ATGGCGGGCAACCCTGAAGCGGACGTTCTGATCTTGACCCCTTTCGAGACCCGCTTCCGCCCGTGGCTTCTGCTGGCGGCGCTCAGCCTGCTGCTGTTCCTGATCACCGCCTCGACCTACGGCTCGCTGGGGGTCGTGCTGCCGACGATGATCGGCGAGCTGAAGTGGAGCTTCGAGAAGGCGTTCCTGGGCTTCTCGGTGCTCGGGGTCTTCACCGGCGCCTCGTCCTGGCTGCCGGCCATCCTGATCCGGCGGATCGGCGTGCGGGGGACCTTGCTGCTGGGCGCGGTCGTCCTGGCCGGCGGCTTCATCGGCATCGCCAACGCCGAGAGCCTGCTCAGCTACTATGTCGGCGCGGCGGCGTGCGGCGTCGGATTCCAGATGGCGGCGCTGATCCCCGGCACGCACGTGCTGTCGTCGCTGTTCACGAAGCGCGCCCTGCCGTTCGGGGTCTATTTCACCTTCGGGTCGCTGGGCGGCGCGGCCGGGCCCTGGATGGCCTTGACCCTGATGGGCGCCAGCGGCGGCGACTGGCGACTTTACTGGGTGGTTCAGGCCGCGCTCGCCGCCGGTGTGGGCCTGGTCTGCGCCCTCATGGTCGGTGGATCGAAGTGGCTGGCGGTCGCGGCGCATGAGGTCGACCTCGAGGTCGAGCAGGAGGCGCGTGAGGCGCCGGCCACAGCCCGCGTTTATCGCACGCCCTACGAATGGACCGTGCCTCAGGCGCTGCGGACCCCACAGTTCTACATCCTGGTCGCGGCCTATTTCAGCCATCTGCTGGTCGGGGTGACGGTGGCCAGCGTCTCGGTCACCCACCTGACCGAGCTGGGTGTCGCCGCAGGCGTCGGCGCGGTCGCGGCCGGCGCCTTGGCCGCCAAGATGCTGAGCCTGGAGTCGCTGATGCAGACCTTGGCGCGGCTGGGCGGCGGGGCGCTGGGCGACCGGGTCGACCCGCGCTGGCTGCTCGTCCTCGCGCAGGGGATGTTGGTCGTCGGCCTGCTGGCCTTGGCCAAGGCCGCCACGCCGGACCTGATGCTGGTCTATGCGATCGGGACAGGCGTCGGGTTTGGCCTGACCGTGCTGGCCGTCACCGTGCTGCTGCTGAACTACTATGGCCGCCAGAGCAATCTGGAGCTGTTCTCGCTGACCTGCCTGGTCGGCGCGGTCTCGGCCGCGGGTCCCTTTGTCGCCGGCGCCATGCGCGACCGGTTGGGCGGCTTCGCGCCGACCTTCGAGCTGTTCGCGGCCGTGACGGCGGTGGTGTTCGTCGCGGTGCTGTTGATGCGCCCGCCCAAGGCCCCGACCGCCTGA
- a CDS encoding methionine ABC transporter permease — translation MSAGTFDFSNVDWSEIGQATLDTLAMLGGSMVLTIVLGLPLGVILFLTGKGQMLENRLANSALSLLVNILRSVPFVILLIVMIPMTVALVGTSLGVAGAIPPLVAGAAPFFARLVETALREVDKGVVEASFAMGAKRRQVVLGALLPEALPGLIAAATVTAIALVGYTAMAGVVGAGGLGDLAVRFGYQRFQTDVMIVTVVLMLVLVQAVQMVGDTVVRRVSHR, via the coding sequence ATGAGCGCCGGAACCTTCGACTTCTCGAACGTCGACTGGAGCGAGATCGGCCAGGCGACTCTGGACACCCTGGCCATGCTGGGGGGCTCGATGGTGCTGACCATCGTGCTGGGCCTGCCGCTGGGCGTGATCCTGTTCCTGACCGGCAAGGGCCAGATGCTGGAAAACCGGCTGGCCAACAGCGCGCTGTCGCTGCTGGTCAACATCCTGCGCTCGGTGCCGTTCGTGATCCTGCTGATCGTGATGATCCCGATGACGGTGGCGCTGGTCGGCACTTCGCTGGGCGTCGCCGGCGCGATCCCGCCGCTGGTCGCGGGCGCGGCGCCGTTCTTCGCGCGTCTGGTCGAGACCGCCCTGCGCGAGGTCGACAAGGGCGTGGTCGAGGCCAGCTTCGCCATGGGCGCCAAGCGTCGGCAGGTGGTGCTGGGCGCGCTGCTGCCCGAGGCCCTGCCGGGCCTGATCGCCGCCGCGACCGTCACCGCCATCGCGCTGGTGGGCTACACGGCCATGGCCGGCGTCGTCGGCGCGGGCGGCCTGGGGGATCTGGCCGTGCGCTTCGGCTACCAGCGCTTCCAGACCGATGTGATGATCGTGACCGTCGTGCTGATGCTGGTGCTGGTCCAGGCGGTGCAGATGGTCGGCGACACGGTGGTGCGACGCGTGTCGCACCGGTAG
- a CDS encoding ATP-binding protein, translating into MSRTTAHRAFRRTMNLIAGGKPLALALKAIVQAVEAEDPEILCSILLLDSERRRLVLGAAPSLPDFYNEAVEGVEIGPSVGSCGTAAYLGRRVTVDDIQSSPLWTDFRELAAEAGLASCWSEPIRALDGAVVGTFAIYHRQVSTPNKEDIAFIEAAAQLAAIAIDRRRAEEELAASELRARLSAEQAMETARNLSSFFDVSADLLCIRDMEGRFVKVNQAWETVLGHPVEVLEGSGLLPLLHADDLESTRANMQRAEADGEVNGFVNRYRRADGTYCQLEWRARRCGDLVFGVARDVTERLRIEAEMAEARRAAETANKAKNDFLANMSHEIRTPLNGVIGIAAALGETALTPRQAEMVDLIRRSGETLERLVSDILDVSKIEAGQMTIQTQAFDLDGVLDGLLDVTRLRAKEKGVGVRVERGPSVSGGFLGDSVRIGQVLSNLMSNAVKFTDRGEVTVRIDVEDRDDGQASLLCVEVEDTGVGFDAAKGEMIFQRFSQADSTITRRFGGSGLGLSISRTLVEMMGGAITARSKPGSGSLFRVVLPLHRTEAEAAVDADPIAPGVQAEGLRVLLAEDHPINQRVVQLILEPCGAAVTVVENGAQAVEAMAASPYDVVLMDMQMPIMDGLAATRAIRAHEGGGRRTPIIMLSANAMAGHRQDALAAGADLHVAKPITVATLLDGISQVITVDARRAG; encoded by the coding sequence ACGATGAACCTGATCGCCGGCGGCAAGCCCTTGGCGCTGGCGTTGAAGGCGATCGTCCAGGCCGTGGAGGCGGAGGATCCGGAGATCCTCTGCAGCATCCTGCTGCTCGACTCCGAGCGCCGTCGTCTGGTTCTGGGCGCCGCGCCCAGCCTGCCGGACTTCTACAACGAAGCCGTCGAGGGGGTGGAGATCGGTCCCTCCGTCGGTTCGTGCGGCACCGCGGCCTATCTGGGACGCCGGGTGACCGTCGACGACATTCAGTCCAGTCCGCTTTGGACCGATTTCCGGGAGCTGGCGGCGGAGGCGGGTCTGGCTTCGTGCTGGTCCGAACCGATCCGGGCGCTGGACGGCGCGGTGGTGGGCACCTTCGCGATCTATCATCGCCAGGTCAGCACGCCGAACAAGGAGGACATCGCCTTCATCGAGGCGGCCGCGCAACTGGCCGCGATCGCCATCGACCGGCGGCGCGCCGAGGAGGAGCTGGCGGCCAGCGAGTTGCGCGCCCGGCTCTCGGCCGAGCAGGCGATGGAGACAGCGCGCAACCTGTCGAGTTTTTTCGACGTGTCGGCGGACCTGCTGTGCATCCGCGACATGGAGGGACGGTTCGTGAAGGTGAACCAGGCCTGGGAGACGGTCCTGGGTCACCCCGTCGAGGTGCTGGAGGGCTCTGGTCTTCTGCCGCTCCTGCATGCGGACGACCTGGAGAGCACCCGCGCGAATATGCAGCGCGCCGAGGCGGATGGCGAGGTCAACGGCTTCGTGAACCGTTATCGCCGCGCCGACGGGACCTACTGCCAGTTGGAGTGGCGGGCGCGCCGATGCGGCGATCTGGTGTTTGGCGTGGCGCGCGACGTCACCGAGCGCTTGCGGATCGAGGCCGAGATGGCCGAGGCTCGGCGCGCGGCCGAGACGGCCAACAAGGCCAAGAACGACTTTCTGGCCAATATGAGCCATGAGATTCGCACCCCGCTCAACGGCGTCATCGGCATCGCCGCGGCGCTCGGCGAGACGGCGCTGACACCCCGTCAGGCCGAGATGGTCGACCTGATCCGGCGCTCCGGCGAGACGCTGGAGCGACTGGTCTCCGACATCCTGGACGTCTCGAAGATCGAGGCCGGACAGATGACCATCCAGACTCAGGCCTTCGACCTGGACGGGGTGCTCGACGGCCTGCTGGACGTCACGCGGCTGCGGGCCAAGGAGAAGGGCGTGGGCGTCCGTGTCGAGCGCGGCCCGTCCGTCAGCGGCGGCTTCCTGGGCGACAGCGTGCGGATCGGCCAGGTGCTGAGCAACCTGATGTCCAACGCCGTGAAGTTCACCGATCGGGGGGAGGTCACCGTCCGCATCGATGTCGAGGACCGCGACGACGGCCAAGCCTCTCTCCTGTGTGTCGAGGTCGAGGACACGGGCGTCGGGTTCGACGCGGCGAAGGGCGAGATGATCTTCCAGCGTTTCAGCCAGGCCGACAGCACGATCACGCGCCGGTTCGGCGGGTCGGGCCTGGGTCTGTCGATCAGCCGGACCCTGGTGGAGATGATGGGCGGCGCGATCACGGCGCGGTCAAAGCCGGGCTCCGGCAGCCTGTTCCGGGTCGTCCTGCCGCTGCATCGCACGGAAGCGGAGGCCGCCGTCGACGCCGATCCGATCGCGCCGGGCGTTCAGGCCGAGGGGCTGAGGGTGCTGCTGGCCGAGGACCATCCGATCAACCAGCGCGTGGTGCAGCTGATCCTCGAGCCCTGCGGGGCCGCCGTGACGGTGGTGGAGAACGGGGCCCAGGCCGTCGAGGCGATGGCGGCGAGCCCCTACGACGTGGTCCTGATGGACATGCAGATGCCGATCATGGACGGCCTGGCGGCCACCCGCGCGATCCGGGCCCACGAGGGCGGCGGGCGGCGCACGCCGATCATCATGCTCAGCGCCAACGCCATGGCCGGCCACCGCCAGGACGCCTTGGCGGCGGGGGCGGACCTGCATGTGGCCAAGCCGATCACGGTCGCGACCCTTTTGGACGGGATCAGCCAGGTCATCACCGTCGACGCGCGCCGCGCCGGCTGA
- a CDS encoding MetQ/NlpA family ABC transporter substrate-binding protein — translation MEPFMVARRAVLVLGLAALTVSAMTLVACGQKTPKASDANTLTIAATAIPHAEVLEFIKPKLAAEGLNLEIKVFNDYVQPNVQVAEKRIDVSYFETLPYLETFNRDKGTNLIPIQGVHVEPIGTYSAKWKSLAEVPQGATIAIPNDASTEGRALILLAKNGVIGLKDPTNALSNLKDITSNPKDLKFKELEAPSLPRVLNQVDLAVINTNYALDAKLNPSKDALIIEDKTSPYVNYLVGRPDNKDDPRVKKLAAALTSPEVKAFIEKKYSGAVVPAF, via the coding sequence ATGGAGCCGTTCATGGTCGCCCGCCGCGCTGTTCTCGTCCTCGGTCTCGCCGCCCTGACGGTCTCCGCCATGACGCTCGTCGCTTGTGGCCAGAAGACTCCCAAGGCCAGCGACGCCAACACCCTGACCATCGCCGCGACCGCCATTCCGCACGCCGAAGTGCTGGAATTCATCAAGCCGAAGCTGGCGGCCGAGGGGCTGAATCTCGAGATCAAGGTCTTCAACGACTACGTCCAGCCCAACGTCCAGGTGGCCGAGAAGCGGATCGACGTCAGCTATTTCGAGACCCTGCCGTACCTGGAGACCTTCAATCGCGACAAGGGAACCAACCTGATCCCGATCCAGGGCGTCCACGTCGAGCCGATCGGGACTTATTCGGCCAAGTGGAAGTCGCTCGCCGAGGTTCCGCAAGGCGCCACGATCGCCATTCCCAATGACGCCAGCACCGAGGGCCGGGCCCTGATCCTGCTGGCCAAGAACGGCGTGATCGGCCTCAAGGACCCGACGAACGCCCTGTCGAACCTGAAGGACATCACCAGCAACCCGAAGGACCTGAAGTTCAAGGAACTGGAGGCGCCGTCCCTGCCGCGCGTGCTGAACCAGGTCGACCTAGCGGTGATCAACACCAACTACGCCCTCGACGCCAAGCTGAACCCCAGCAAGGACGCCCTGATCATCGAGGACAAGACCAGCCCCTACGTGAACTACCTGGTCGGCCGTCCGGACAACAAGGACGACCCCCGCGTGAAGAAGCTGGCGGCGGCCCTGACCTCGCCCGAGGTGAAGGCGTTCATCGAGAAGAAGTACTCGGGCGCGGTGGTGCCGGCGTTCTAG
- a CDS encoding TorF family putative porin, whose amino-acid sequence MKVMKIALAAAAATVALTGAAMAQDLTLSYNIGVASDYVFRGVSQTQEDPTVQGGVDATYGIGYAGVWASNVDFGTSDPSAEIDFYAGIRPTVGDTSLDLGVLYYSYTKDKGAPGAFSYFEVKAAASRSIGPATVGLAAYYSPEYSTDLGKSLYYEVNAAMPVMEKLTVSAALGHQEYDKSAGDYATWNIGATYAVTDKLGLDLRYHDTDEHGLGKIYGSRFVVGLKAVF is encoded by the coding sequence ATGAAAGTCATGAAGATTGCGCTGGCCGCCGCTGCGGCCACGGTCGCCCTGACCGGCGCCGCGATGGCTCAAGACCTGACGCTTTCCTATAACATCGGCGTGGCGAGCGACTACGTCTTCCGCGGCGTCAGCCAAACTCAAGAAGATCCTACGGTCCAAGGCGGCGTGGACGCCACCTACGGCATTGGCTACGCGGGCGTGTGGGCCTCGAACGTCGACTTTGGCACCAGCGACCCTAGCGCTGAAATCGATTTCTACGCCGGCATTCGCCCGACGGTCGGCGACACCTCGCTGGACCTCGGCGTGCTGTACTACAGCTACACCAAGGACAAGGGCGCGCCCGGCGCGTTCAGCTATTTCGAGGTGAAGGCGGCCGCCTCGCGCTCGATCGGCCCGGCCACCGTTGGCCTCGCCGCGTACTACTCGCCGGAATACTCGACCGACCTCGGCAAGTCGCTCTACTACGAAGTCAACGCCGCGATGCCGGTGATGGAAAAGCTGACCGTCAGCGCTGCTCTGGGCCACCAAGAGTATGACAAGTCGGCCGGCGACTACGCGACCTGGAACATCGGCGCCACCTACGCGGTGACCGACAAGCTCGGCCTGGACCTCCGTTATCACGACACGGACGAACACGGCCTGGGCAAGATCTACGGCAGCCGCTTCGTCGTCGGCCTGAAGGCCGTCTTCTAA
- a CDS encoding methionine ABC transporter ATP-binding protein, with the protein MITFQDVSKTYAQGGHAALSAVSLSVAAGEVFGVIGASGAGKSTLIRLINGLETPTGGRVIVDGDDVDALGVEGLRALRRRVGMIFQHFNLLSGKTVAQNVAFPLKLAGRPAAEVKARTSELLERVGLTAHADKYPAQLSGGQKQRVGIARALATGPKVLLCDEATSALDPETTEQILDLISGLNRELGLTIVLITHEMDVVRRVCDRVAVLEAGRVVEEGAVEDVFLHPTSDTARRFVREADGEAATAPGVGGRLVRLTFKGEATYKPVLGEVARVTGVDYSILGGRIHRLRETPYGQLTLALTGGDVDAAIKSFEASGVRVDDLTGEIAR; encoded by the coding sequence GTGATCACCTTTCAGGACGTCTCGAAAACCTACGCCCAGGGAGGGCACGCCGCGCTCAGCGCCGTGTCGCTGTCCGTCGCCGCCGGAGAGGTGTTCGGCGTGATCGGGGCCTCGGGCGCGGGCAAATCGACCCTGATCCGGCTGATCAACGGCCTGGAGACCCCGACCGGCGGCCGAGTGATCGTGGACGGCGACGACGTTGATGCGCTGGGCGTCGAGGGCCTACGCGCCCTGCGCCGCCGGGTCGGGATGATCTTCCAGCACTTCAACCTGCTGTCTGGAAAGACGGTCGCCCAGAACGTCGCCTTCCCGCTAAAGCTGGCCGGCCGCCCCGCCGCCGAGGTCAAGGCGCGCACATCCGAGCTCCTGGAACGGGTGGGCCTCACCGCCCACGCCGACAAGTATCCGGCCCAGCTCTCCGGCGGCCAGAAGCAGCGCGTCGGCATCGCCCGCGCCCTGGCCACCGGGCCGAAGGTCCTGCTGTGCGACGAGGCCACCAGCGCCCTCGATCCCGAGACCACCGAGCAGATCCTGGACCTGATCTCGGGCCTGAACCGGGAGCTTGGCCTCACCATTGTGCTGATCACCCACGAGATGGATGTGGTCCGCCGGGTCTGCGACCGCGTCGCCGTGCTGGAGGCCGGCCGCGTTGTGGAGGAGGGCGCGGTCGAGGACGTCTTCCTGCACCCGACCAGCGACACCGCCCGCCGCTTCGTGCGCGAGGCCGATGGCGAGGCTGCGACCGCGCCCGGCGTCGGCGGCCGCCTGGTGCGCCTGACCTTCAAGGGCGAGGCGACCTACAAGCCGGTGCTGGGCGAGGTCGCCCGCGTCACCGGCGTCGACTATTCCATCCTCGGCGGGCGCATCCACCGCCTGCGCGAGACGCCCTACGGCCAGCTGACCCTGGCCCTGACCGGCGGCGACGTCGATGCGGCGATCAAGAGCTTCGAGGCGTCCGGCGTCCGCGTCGACGACCTGACCGGGGAGATCGCCCGATGA
- a CDS encoding SDR family NAD(P)-dependent oxidoreductase, producing MSGRDFEGFTVVITGASTGLGRAIAVETARRGAGLVVVNYARSAEEAEETARLVEAEGAKAVLARGDVAQDEDCRKIAEAAASTGRIDALFNNAGVTKFAPNHADLDAVNAEDFLRLYAVNVVGAFQMVRAARSLLEAAPAPGAVVNTASIAGVVGNGSSVPYAASKGAMTTMTLSLARALAPRIRVNAICPGFIDTPWFGKAMDAERVDRLRAGAAAATPLKVASTAEDVAGAAVFLASPASRHVTGETLLVDAGLHLGGASLAMR from the coding sequence ATGTCGGGACGGGACTTCGAAGGCTTCACCGTGGTGATCACGGGCGCCTCCACGGGCCTTGGCCGGGCGATCGCGGTCGAGACCGCCCGACGGGGCGCGGGCCTCGTCGTCGTCAACTATGCGCGCAGCGCCGAGGAAGCCGAAGAGACCGCCCGCCTCGTCGAGGCCGAAGGCGCCAAGGCCGTACTGGCCCGAGGCGACGTCGCTCAGGACGAGGACTGCCGCAAGATCGCCGAGGCCGCGGCGTCCACGGGCCGCATCGACGCCCTGTTCAACAACGCCGGCGTCACGAAGTTCGCCCCCAACCACGCCGATCTCGACGCGGTGAACGCCGAGGATTTCCTGCGACTCTACGCGGTCAATGTCGTCGGGGCCTTTCAGATGGTGCGCGCGGCGCGCTCGTTGCTGGAGGCCGCGCCCGCGCCGGGCGCCGTCGTCAACACCGCCTCGATCGCGGGCGTGGTCGGCAATGGCTCATCCGTGCCTTACGCGGCGTCCAAGGGCGCCATGACGACCATGACCCTGTCGCTCGCCCGGGCCCTGGCCCCACGGATCCGCGTGAACGCCATCTGCCCCGGCTTCATCGACACCCCCTGGTTCGGCAAGGCGATGGACGCCGAGCGCGTCGACCGCCTGCGGGCCGGGGCCGCGGCGGCCACGCCGCTGAAGGTCGCCTCGACGGCCGAAGACGTCGCCGGAGCGGCCGTTTTCCTGGCCTCGCCGGCCTCGCGTCACGTCACGGGCGAGACCCTGTTGGTGGATGCGGGCCTGCACCTGGGCGGCGCCAGCCTGGCGATGCGGTGA